A section of the Desulfovibrio sp. Huiquan2017 genome encodes:
- the rpmF gene encoding 50S ribosomal protein L32 has product MAVPKKKTSKSRKGMRRAHDKVATPNVIYCECGEPTLPHRACSVCGSYKGRQVIDGKDA; this is encoded by the coding sequence ATGGCTGTCCCCAAGAAGAAAACGTCCAAGTCCCGTAAGGGCATGCGCCGCGCTCACGACAAAGTCGCCACTCCCAACGTCATCTACTGCGAGTGCGGTGAACCCACTCTGCCCCATCGCGCCTGCTCCGTTTGCGGCTCCTACAAGGGCCGTCAGGTGATTGATGGCAAAGATGCCTAG
- the fabG gene encoding 3-oxoacyl-[acyl-carrier-protein] reductase: MSDLPKVALVTGGSRGIGRTVAEKLASDGFEVFLTYVSRPESAEDVVNSIQAAGGKARAFQLDSGDRDAVAAFFKDEIKGKAELHVLVNNAGITRDGLMMRMKDEDWDKVIEINLTGCFVFLKEASKIMGKQRFGRIVNITSVVGQMGNAGQANYAAAKAGLIGLTKSAARELAGRNITVNAVAPGFIETDMTAALPEKVVEAMLEQIPLKTLGQSEDIAAAVSFLAGPGAGYITGQVLGVNGGMYM, from the coding sequence ATGAGCGATCTTCCCAAAGTCGCCCTGGTTACGGGCGGTTCCCGTGGCATCGGACGAACCGTGGCCGAAAAGTTGGCCTCCGACGGTTTCGAGGTTTTCCTGACCTATGTCAGCCGTCCCGAGTCCGCCGAGGACGTGGTCAATTCCATCCAGGCGGCGGGCGGCAAGGCCCGAGCCTTCCAGCTCGATTCCGGCGACCGCGATGCCGTGGCCGCATTCTTCAAGGACGAGATCAAGGGCAAAGCCGAACTGCACGTTCTGGTCAACAACGCGGGCATCACCCGCGACGGCCTGATGATGCGCATGAAGGACGAGGACTGGGACAAGGTCATCGAGATCAACCTCACCGGCTGCTTCGTCTTCCTCAAGGAAGCGTCCAAGATCATGGGCAAGCAGCGTTTCGGGCGGATCGTCAACATCACTTCCGTGGTCGGCCAAATGGGCAATGCGGGCCAGGCCAACTACGCGGCCGCCAAGGCGGGCCTCATCGGCCTGACCAAATCCGCCGCTCGCGAACTGGCCGGGCGCAACATCACGGTCAATGCCGTGGCCCCCGGTTTCATCGAGACCGACATGACGGCGGCATTGCCCGAAAAGGTTGTCGAAGCCATGCTCGAACAAATTCCATTAAAAACCCTCGGGCAGTCCGAGGATATCGCGGCCGCCGTCTCCTTCCTGGCTGGCCCCGGAGCCGGGTACATCACCGGCCAGGTGCTGGGCGTGAATGGCGGCATGTACATGTAA
- a CDS encoding acyl carrier protein produces the protein MSDVAAKVKEIIVDQLGVSEDEVVETAAFVEDLGADSLDLTELIMAMEEEFDLEIDDEDAQKILKVGDAISHIQKAL, from the coding sequence ATGTCCGACGTAGCAGCGAAAGTGAAAGAGATCATCGTGGATCAACTGGGTGTGTCCGAAGACGAAGTGGTCGAAACCGCCGCTTTTGTCGAAGACCTGGGCGCCGACTCCCTGGACCTGACCGAACTGATCATGGCCATGGAAGAGGAATTTGACCTGGAGATCGATGACGAAGACGCCCAAAAGATCCTCAAGGTCGGCGACGCCATTTCGCACATTCAGAAGGCCCTGTAG
- the gltX gene encoding glutamate--tRNA ligase: MTKVVSRFAPSPTGFLHIGGARTALFSWLLARSMGGEFRLRIEDTDRERSTQEATDAIIDSMRWLGLAHDGEIVFQSERAARHNEVIDQLLASGHAYYCDCSKEAVDAMREKAMKEGRKPKYDGTCRDRGLTSGVVRLKAPQEGATGYKDLVKGFISVENTEMDDMILRRSDGTPTYNLAVVVDDHDMGVTHVLRGDDHVNNTPRQILIYRAMGWDVPEFGHVPMILGPDKKKLSKRHGALSVMEYEKMGYLPEAVTNYLARLGWSHGDQELFTMDEMVELFTPDGLGNSPSVFDLTKFEWVNGQYMQKADPDRLAGLLCDFLAREVGEDQAKAVSRAQFAKIAPLLQPRAKSLVDMLEQARPFIQDAASLAYDEAAVKKFLTGETKPLLTEIADRMAGLDEFTEAALEDLHRGFIEEKGIKFKAIAQPLRVAITGKTQSPGLFETMVVLGKDQTLARIGRAVEL, translated from the coding sequence ATGACCAAGGTCGTTTCCCGTTTCGCGCCGAGCCCCACCGGGTTTCTGCATATCGGCGGTGCGCGCACCGCGTTGTTTTCCTGGCTCCTGGCCCGGTCCATGGGCGGCGAGTTTCGCCTGCGCATCGAAGATACGGACCGCGAACGGTCCACGCAGGAGGCCACGGACGCCATTATCGACTCCATGCGTTGGCTGGGCCTGGCCCACGACGGCGAGATCGTCTTCCAGTCCGAACGCGCGGCCCGGCACAACGAGGTCATCGACCAACTGTTGGCCTCGGGCCACGCCTACTATTGCGACTGTAGCAAGGAGGCCGTGGACGCCATGCGCGAGAAGGCCATGAAGGAAGGCCGCAAGCCCAAATATGACGGCACCTGCCGCGACAGGGGGCTGACCTCGGGCGTGGTCCGGCTGAAGGCTCCGCAAGAGGGCGCCACGGGCTACAAGGATCTGGTCAAGGGGTTCATCTCGGTGGAAAATACCGAAATGGACGACATGATCCTGCGCCGCTCGGACGGTACCCCGACCTACAACCTGGCCGTGGTGGTGGACGATCACGACATGGGCGTGACCCACGTGCTGCGTGGCGACGACCACGTGAACAACACCCCGCGTCAGATTCTCATTTACCGCGCCATGGGTTGGGACGTGCCCGAGTTCGGCCATGTGCCCATGATCCTCGGCCCGGACAAAAAGAAGCTTTCCAAGCGCCACGGCGCGTTGTCCGTCATGGAATACGAGAAGATGGGCTACCTGCCCGAGGCCGTGACCAACTACCTGGCCCGACTCGGCTGGTCCCACGGCGACCAGGAACTGTTCACCATGGATGAGATGGTTGAATTGTTCACTCCGGACGGCCTGGGCAATTCGCCGTCGGTCTTCGACCTGACCAAGTTCGAGTGGGTCAACGGCCAATACATGCAGAAGGCCGACCCCGACCGGCTGGCCGGGCTGTTGTGCGACTTCCTGGCCCGCGAGGTGGGCGAGGACCAGGCCAAGGCCGTCAGCCGCGCGCAGTTCGCCAAGATCGCGCCGTTGTTGCAGCCTCGGGCCAAGTCCCTGGTGGACATGCTGGAGCAGGCCCGTCCGTTCATTCAGGACGCCGCATCCCTGGCCTACGACGAGGCGGCGGTGAAGAAGTTCCTGACCGGGGAGACCAAGCCGCTGCTGACCGAGATCGCCGACCGCATGGCCGGGCTCGACGAATTCACCGAGGCTGCCCTGGAAGACCTGCATCGCGGGTTCATCGAGGAAAAGGGCATCAAGTTCAAGGCCATCGCCCAGCCTCTCCGGGTGGCCATCACCGGCAAGACCCAATCCCCCGGTCTGTTCGAAACCATGGTCGTGCTCGGCAAGGACCAGACCCTCGCCCGTATCGGCAGGGCCGTGGAACTGTAG
- a CDS encoding NifU family protein: MQEKVEAVLDKVRPMLQGDGGDVELVEVTDSGIVKVRLTGACKGCPMSQMTLKNGIERIILKEIPEVKGVEAV, translated from the coding sequence ATGCAAGAAAAAGTGGAAGCCGTGCTCGACAAGGTTCGCCCCATGCTCCAGGGAGACGGCGGCGACGTGGAACTGGTGGAGGTCACCGACTCCGGCATCGTCAAGGTCCGCCTGACCGGGGCCTGCAAGGGCTGCCCCATGTCCCAGATGACCCTGAAAAACGGCATCGAGCGGATCATCCTCAAGGAAATCCCCGAAGTGAAGGGCGTCGAAGCCGTGTAG
- the fabF gene encoding beta-ketoacyl-ACP synthase II has protein sequence MNRVVVTSVAAVTPLGNDAETSWQNLLAGKSGIGRITKFDSADYATTIAGEVKGFDPDPYIGKKEAKRMELFTQYAVAASRMLLDAAGWTIPENERDRVGTIIGVGLGGLEGIEESHEKLLRRGPRKVSPFFIPTIIANMAAGQVSIETGAMGPNICTTTACASGTHAIGTAYTDIVMGRVDAMICGGAESTISHLAVAGFNAMKALSVRNDEPEKASRPFDKDRTGFVMGEGCGLLLLESLEHAKARGAEILAEVVGYGASGDAYHMTAPPEDGSGMAYAMAAAVREAKVDPSEIDHINAHGTSTYLNDLCETRAIKKVFGDHAYDIKICANKSQIGHLLGAAGGVEAVFAVKTLSEGIIPGTVNRETPDPECDLDICVDGPQEIQAEYALSNSFGFGGTNGCILFKRFDG, from the coding sequence ATGAACAGGGTAGTTGTTACCAGTGTTGCCGCCGTCACGCCTCTCGGCAACGACGCCGAAACCAGCTGGCAGAACCTCCTGGCCGGGAAATCCGGTATCGGCCGGATCACCAAGTTCGACAGCGCGGACTACGCCACGACCATCGCGGGCGAGGTCAAGGGATTCGATCCCGATCCGTACATCGGCAAGAAGGAAGCCAAACGCATGGAGCTGTTCACCCAGTATGCGGTGGCCGCTTCGCGCATGCTTCTCGACGCCGCCGGCTGGACCATCCCCGAGAACGAACGAGACCGCGTCGGCACCATCATCGGCGTGGGTCTGGGCGGCCTTGAGGGTATCGAGGAAAGTCACGAGAAGCTGCTGAGACGGGGACCGAGAAAGGTTTCGCCCTTCTTCATCCCCACCATCATCGCCAATATGGCGGCCGGACAGGTGTCCATCGAGACCGGAGCCATGGGCCCCAATATCTGCACCACCACGGCCTGCGCCTCCGGCACTCACGCCATCGGCACGGCCTATACCGACATCGTCATGGGCCGCGTGGATGCCATGATCTGTGGCGGGGCCGAATCGACCATCTCCCATCTCGCTGTGGCCGGATTCAACGCCATGAAAGCCCTGTCCGTGCGCAACGACGAGCCGGAAAAGGCCTCACGCCCCTTTGACAAGGATCGCACCGGTTTCGTCATGGGCGAGGGGTGCGGCCTGTTGCTTCTGGAATCCCTGGAGCACGCCAAGGCGCGCGGCGCGGAAATCCTGGCCGAAGTTGTCGGCTACGGCGCGTCCGGCGACGCCTACCACATGACCGCTCCGCCGGAAGATGGTTCGGGTATGGCCTACGCCATGGCCGCCGCCGTCCGCGAGGCCAAGGTCGATCCCTCCGAGATCGACCACATCAACGCCCACGGTACCTCCACCTACCTGAATGATTTGTGTGAGACCCGGGCCATCAAAAAGGTCTTCGGCGACCACGCCTACGACATCAAGATCTGCGCCAACAAGTCCCAGATCGGGCACCTGCTGGGCGCGGCGGGTGGTGTGGAAGCAGTCTTTGCCGTCAAGACTTTGTCCGAGGGCATCATCCCCGGCACCGTGAACCGCGAAACGCCCGACCCGGAATGCGACCTCGACATCTGCGTCGACGGACCGCAGGAGATACAGGCCGAATACGCCCTGTCCAACTCCTTCGGCTTCGGCGGCACCAACGGCTGCATTCTGTTTAAACGATTCGACGGATAA
- a CDS encoding DUF177 domain-containing protein, which translates to MVEFWLTISDVAAEGKDFTFDDQTFWRDAWRAFKLGVRPGRDLVAEFTVLPQSEDGALVRGTLAGSVQLVCDRCAEPFEYSIDTSFDAFEQLPDGEESEGEPRVRVENGQLQLDMGSILWEEFALALPFKPLCSEECGGICPGCGANLNTGECTCKPEEGDERLAVFRDLKIK; encoded by the coding sequence ATGGTTGAATTCTGGCTGACGATCAGCGATGTTGCCGCAGAGGGCAAGGACTTCACCTTCGACGACCAGACGTTCTGGCGCGATGCGTGGCGCGCGTTCAAGCTGGGCGTCCGTCCCGGCCGCGATCTGGTAGCCGAGTTTACGGTCCTGCCCCAGTCCGAGGACGGGGCGCTGGTGCGCGGTACCCTCGCCGGGTCCGTGCAGCTTGTCTGCGACCGTTGCGCCGAGCCTTTCGAGTATTCGATCGACACGAGCTTCGACGCCTTCGAGCAGTTGCCCGACGGCGAGGAGAGCGAGGGCGAGCCGCGCGTGCGCGTGGAGAACGGCCAGTTGCAACTGGACATGGGCTCCATCCTCTGGGAAGAATTCGCTCTGGCCCTGCCGTTCAAGCCCCTGTGCTCCGAGGAGTGCGGAGGCATCTGCCCCGGCTGCGGCGCGAACCTCAATACCGGCGAGTGCACCTGCAAGCCGGAAGAGGGCGATGAAAGGCTTGCGGTTTTCCGCGACTTGAAGATAAAGTAA
- a CDS encoding beta-ketoacyl-ACP synthase III — MISFILRGFGLYAPEKILTNADLEKIVDTSDEWITTRTGIKERHLAAEGQAASDLAFESSKQALADAGVDPSELTHILCATFTPDSMIPSAACRLQEKFGLTGQMCMDVAAACSGFLYALQTARGLLCLEPEAKILVVASEIVTRRMNWEDRSTCVLFGDASGAAVLTAGAPGDGPEVLDVMLAADGSLGDLLSVNGGGSAYSYKLGEAVGPEYFVEFQGREVFKHAVRNMTDISEAILKRNGLQKSDVDVLLPHQANQRIIDAVGRRFDIPEERVFSNIHKYGNTSAAAIPVALAEAVRTGFIKPGNLVLIPAFGGGFTWGAALIRF, encoded by the coding sequence ATGATCAGCTTTATCCTTCGTGGCTTTGGCCTGTATGCTCCTGAGAAGATACTGACCAACGCCGATCTCGAAAAAATCGTCGATACCTCGGACGAGTGGATCACCACCCGCACGGGGATCAAGGAACGGCACTTGGCCGCCGAAGGGCAGGCCGCTTCCGACTTGGCCTTCGAGTCCTCGAAGCAGGCCCTGGCCGACGCGGGCGTGGATCCCTCCGAGTTGACCCACATCCTCTGCGCGACCTTCACTCCGGATTCCATGATTCCGTCCGCCGCCTGCCGCTTGCAGGAAAAATTCGGCCTCACCGGACAGATGTGCATGGACGTCGCGGCTGCCTGCTCCGGATTTCTCTACGCATTGCAGACCGCGCGCGGCCTGCTTTGCCTGGAGCCCGAAGCCAAGATCCTGGTGGTCGCCAGCGAGATCGTCACCCGGCGCATGAACTGGGAGGATCGGTCCACCTGCGTCCTGTTCGGCGACGCCTCCGGCGCGGCGGTCCTGACCGCGGGCGCGCCCGGCGACGGCCCCGAGGTCCTGGACGTCATGCTCGCGGCCGACGGTTCGCTCGGCGATCTGCTCTCGGTCAACGGCGGCGGTTCGGCCTACTCCTACAAGTTGGGCGAGGCCGTGGGGCCCGAATATTTCGTCGAATTCCAGGGGCGCGAGGTCTTCAAGCACGCCGTGCGCAACATGACTGACATTTCCGAGGCCATCCTGAAGCGCAACGGACTGCAAAAGTCCGACGTGGACGTGCTCCTGCCGCACCAGGCCAACCAGCGCATCATCGACGCCGTGGGCCGCCGTTTCGACATCCCCGAAGAACGCGTCTTTTCCAATATCCACAAATACGGCAACACCTCTGCCGCCGCCATCCCCGTGGCCCTGGCCGAGGCCGTGCGCACCGGCTTCATCAAGCCGGGGAACCTCGTCCTTATCCCGGCCTTCGGCGGTGGGTTCACCTGGGGCGCGGCCCTGATTCGGTTCTAG
- the rpmB gene encoding 50S ribosomal protein L28, with protein sequence MSQVCDICGKGPQTGNNVSHSHIKTKRRFMPNLQKVRHQLESGQVVSIKACTRCIRNGAVVKPVASQKTEA encoded by the coding sequence ATGTCTCAGGTTTGCGATATTTGTGGAAAGGGTCCCCAGACCGGCAATAATGTCAGCCACTCCCACATCAAGACCAAGCGCCGCTTCATGCCCAACCTGCAGAAGGTCCGGCACCAGCTTGAGTCCGGCCAGGTGGTCAGCATCAAGGCCTGTACCCGCTGCATCCGCAATGGTGCCGTGGTCAAGCCCGTGGCCTCCCAGAAGACCGAGGCCTAA
- the plsX gene encoding phosphate acyltransferase PlsX, whose translation MPSTESVQAPRIAVDAMGGDFGPRIVVPAAVAAAREGISIVLVGDAERVRAELAKCDAKGLDIDVVHASQVVEMGDKPADALRRKKDSSIQVACRLVKDGNAHGVVSAGHSGATVACGMFVLGRIPGVLRPALAGIMPTEKKPVVLIDVGANVDSKPQHLLQFALMADALARHVLGFKDPSVGILSIGEEEGKGNAAVREAFDLLKRSQLRFIGNVEGRDIFTGEVDIVVCDGFVGNVALKLSEGLSRSLSRILKDELKSSLLSMLGTLLSLGAFKRVKKLVDYAEYGGAPLLGLRDIVIVAHGKSNELAMTNCIRMAATSVRNNVHGHLAEGLAAHKELAAKPDRDAA comes from the coding sequence ATGCCTAGCACCGAATCCGTCCAGGCTCCACGCATCGCCGTGGATGCCATGGGGGGAGACTTCGGTCCCCGCATCGTCGTGCCCGCCGCCGTGGCTGCCGCGCGCGAGGGCATTTCCATCGTTCTCGTCGGTGACGCGGAGCGTGTCCGGGCCGAGCTCGCGAAATGCGACGCCAAGGGGCTGGACATCGACGTCGTGCATGCCTCCCAAGTGGTGGAAATGGGCGACAAGCCCGCCGACGCGCTCAGGCGCAAGAAGGATTCGTCCATCCAGGTGGCTTGCCGCCTGGTCAAGGACGGCAACGCGCATGGCGTGGTCTCGGCCGGACATTCCGGCGCGACCGTGGCCTGCGGCATGTTCGTTCTGGGGCGCATCCCCGGTGTGCTGCGTCCGGCTCTGGCGGGTATCATGCCCACCGAGAAGAAGCCGGTGGTGCTCATCGATGTGGGTGCCAACGTGGACTCCAAGCCCCAGCACCTGCTCCAGTTCGCCCTCATGGCCGACGCCCTGGCCCGGCATGTCCTGGGTTTCAAGGACCCGTCCGTGGGCATCCTGTCCATCGGCGAGGAGGAGGGCAAGGGCAACGCCGCCGTGCGTGAAGCCTTTGATCTGCTCAAGCGTTCCCAGTTGCGCTTCATCGGCAACGTCGAGGGCCGCGATATTTTTACCGGCGAGGTGGATATCGTGGTTTGCGACGGTTTTGTGGGCAACGTGGCCCTGAAGCTTTCCGAAGGCCTGTCCCGTTCTCTGAGTCGCATCCTCAAGGACGAGCTCAAGTCCAGCCTGCTGTCAATGCTCGGCACGCTGCTTTCCCTCGGCGCTTTCAAGCGTGTCAAGAAGCTCGTGGACTACGCCGAGTACGGCGGAGCGCCGCTTCTGGGGTTGCGGGACATCGTCATCGTGGCCCACGGCAAGTCCAACGAGCTGGCCATGACCAACTGCATTCGCATGGCCGCTACCAGCGTGCGCAACAACGTGCACGGCCATCTGGCCGAAGGCCTGGCCGCCCACAAGGAACTGGCCGCAAAACCCGACAGGGACGCGGCCTGA